One Desulfovibrio inopinatus DSM 10711 genomic window, CGGCGGCTTGGACACGAAGGAAGTTTTCACGGCATGGTCGGTCAAAGCGAAGTTATGCTCCGTGTGTTTACCCTTTTGGATAAAGCTTCGAAGAGTGATGCACCGATTCTTCTTCTTGGAGAGTCGGGGACTGGGAAAGAACTGGCTGCTCGAGCCATTCATGAACTTGGAAGCCGTCAAGCAGGCCCGTATGTTCAGCTCAACTGCGCCGCGCTCAATGAGGCATTATTGGAGAGCGAGCTTTTTGGGCACATGAAAGGAGCGTTCACAGGCGCACATCGTCACCGCATAGGCCGGTTTGAAGCTGCTCATAAGGGAGACTTGTTTCTTGATGAAATTGGGGATGTTCCCCTTTCGATTCAAGTGAAACTTCTTCGCGTCCTCGAAACGAAATACATTGAACGCGTGGGGGATAACCAGCCTATCGCGGCTGATGTGCGCATTATCGCTGCGACGAACAAAAATCTTGCCAAGCTCGTGGAAGAAGGCACCTACCGTGAGGATCTTTATTATCGTATCAACGTCATTCCTATTGCCTTGCCACGGCTTCAAGATCGCCTGGAAGATTTGCCGCTCCTCGTCGATCATTTCGTCAAGCAACTTCAGATAAAAACGGGAAAGCCCATTCACGGCATTGATTCTGCGGCCATGCGTCGATTTACGCAATGGACATGGCCGGGAAATATCCGTGAATTGCGAAGCGTTCTAGAATATGCATTTGTGGTATGTGAAGGAGA contains:
- a CDS encoding sigma-54 interaction domain-containing protein, which produces MDLDRHWKRIVNAMVEGVFVVSTSGKILLVNDAMCSLTGYSREELLSTTCHIFECDVCEKERSLDGAWCKLFTVSRSMPKRCAIRRKDGSFLPVLKNQAHLFDEEGAIVGAVETLFDVSDLDERERQIEDLSRRLGHEGSFHGMVGQSEVMLRVFTLLDKASKSDAPILLLGESGTGKELAARAIHELGSRQAGPYVQLNCAALNEALLESELFGHMKGAFTGAHRHRIGRFEAAHKGDLFLDEIGDVPLSIQVKLLRVLETKYIERVGDNQPIAADVRIIAATNKNLAKLVEEGTYREDLYYRINVIPIALPRLQDRLEDLPLLVDHFVKQLQIKTGKPIHGIDSAAMRRFTQWTWPGNIRELRSVLEYAFVVCEGDRITVEDLPIQFGDTQDCSQPETRVFPSDLNEREALVGALEAAHGNKSEAARLLGVSRGTVLNRMRKYGVDLAKTITK